The Leishmania major strain Friedlin complete genome, chromosome 23 genome has a segment encoding these proteins:
- a CDS encoding putative T-complex protein 1, gamma subunit: protein MNGQQPVIVMNQRVERESGRKAQMSNIEAAKTVASLISSTLGPCAMLKMIIDPMGGTVLTNDGNCILREIDVVHPAAKHMLELARAQDEEVGDGTTSVIILTGEILSLAQPLLERNIHPLKIVKGFTQALSDALAAVEKIATSIDPENKEQLEDVVRACLGTKFNSREEELMCRMAVDATLRVVQVNPITGVKDIDIKRYAKVEKIPGGSITDSVVLDGVMFNKDHIHSKMRRFIESPRILLLDCPLEYKKPETTINVEVTKDTDWEALLKQEEDYVRSICNVIISFKPDVVITEKGASDLAAHFLYKAGITCIRRLRKTDNNRIARATSATIVSRVEELTQEHIGKAGLFEIKKIGDEYFTFITGCPGGSACSILLRGASKDTLNEMERNLHDAMCVARNIILEPRIVYGAASCEMSVSSTLMAKAKSIGGVEQAAYQAVAMALEVVPRILTSNCGANVIRVVTDLRARHTNPEGWYWGIDGHSGHIVDVRTIKVIEPAAVKVQALKTAIEAASMILRVDDVVSGTKLREEKPTAKPQQQDEDPDGAAEP from the coding sequence AGATGAGCAACATCGAGGCAGCCAAGACGGTCGCTAGTCTCATCAGCAGCACGCTGGGTCCGTGTGCCATGCTGAAGATGATCATAGACCCCATGGGCGGCACAGTTCTGACGAACGATGGCAACTGCATCCTGCGCGAGATCGACGTAGTGCACCCCGCGGCGAAGCACATGCTGGAACTCGCCCGCGCTCAGGACGAGGAAGTGGGTGACGGGACGACCTCAGTGATTATTCTGACGGGCGAGATTCTCAGTCTGGCGCAGCCGTTGCTGGAGCGCAACATCCATCCGCTCAAGATTGTGAAGGGCTTCACCCAAGCGCTGTCCgatgcgctggcggcggtggagaagaTTGCCACCTCAATCGATCCCGAGAacaaggagcagctggaggatgTAGTGCGCGCCTGCCTTGGCACCAAGTTCAACTcccgcgaggaggagctgatgTGCCGCATGGCCGTTGATGCAACGCTGCGTGTGGTGCAGGTGAACCCCATCACTGGAGTCAAGGACATCGACATCAAGCGCTACGCCAAAGTGGAGAAGATTCCTGGCGGCTCCATTACGGACAGCGTTGTGCTGGATGGCGTCATGTTCAATAAGGACCACATTCACTCGAAGATGCGCCGCTTCATCGAGAGCCCGCGCATCCTCTTGTTGGATTGCCCGCTTGAGTACAAGAAGCCGGAGACGACCATCAACGTGGAGGTGACCAAGGACACCGACTGGGAGGCTCTGCTGAAACAGGAGGAGGACTACGTCCGCTCTATCTGCAATGTCATCATTTCCTTCAAGCCGGATGTAGTAATTACGGAGAAGGGCGCCTCTGACTTGGCGGCGCACTTCCTGTACAAGGCTGGCATCACCTGCATCCGCCGCCTTCGCAAGACAGACAACAACCGCATAGCCcgtgccaccagcgccaccatcGTTAGCCGCGTGGAGGAGCTGACGCAGGAGCACATTGGCAAGGCGGGCTTATTTGAAATCAAGAAAATCGGCGATGAGTACTTCACCTTCATCACTGGCTGCCCAGGGGGCTCTGCGTGCAGTATTCTGCTTCGTGGCGCCAGCAAGGACACGCTGAATGAGATGGAGCGCAACCTGCATGATGCCATGTGCGTAGCGCGCAACATCATCCTCGAGCCGCGCATCGTCtacggcgctgcgtcgtgcGAGATGTCTGTCTCCTCCACCCTCATGGCAAAGGCCAAGTCCATTGGCGGCGTGGAGCAGGCTGCGTACcaggcggtggcgatggcgctggaggtggtgccgcgCATTCTGACGAGCAACTGCGGCGCCAACGTGATTCGTGTGGTCACGGATCTCCGAGCACGCCACACGAACCCGGAGGGGTGGTACTGGGGCATCGACGGCCACAGCGGGCACATTGTTGATGTGCGCACCATCAAGGTTATCGAGCCCGCTGCGGTGAAGGTTCAGGCGCTGAAGACTGCGATCGAGGCGGCATCCATGATTCTGCGCGTCGACGACGTTGTGTCCGGTACCAAGCTCCGCGAAGAGAAGCCGACCGCGAAGCCGCAACAGCAGGATGAGGACCCCGATGGGGCTGCAGAGCCGTAA